TCTTATGTGGGCATCCTTATTGacttatatagtatagatttatgttaaatttatgttaaattttatatagtatgGATTTATGtcaaatattatatagtatagatttatgttaaatttccgaatatttagtgtatatatatatatatgacacaattctgttttaatgatttatttattagtttgacTTATTTGATATTGAATTCCATGTTTATTGAAATaatcattttttgaaattttaacattttaaaaatagtaaactaaaataatgattCTTCATATATTTGATTGGATATTATAATCCTATGTGTATACTCTCAATGGTTTATAACCTCAATATTCTTggtgttaaaaatattatgtgaaCAATCTCAATGATTTATATCTTCAACttatatatagtacattttatttgtgaatattttcattaGCATATAACTTAAACTTTGAAAATCATGaattaaactaatttatttataatttttcaaaagtcttgtatttttaattattattgttttgtattttatttttctattaaattcaaaaaatatttgatatattaatcttatttattaatatttttttagttttgttaacTTAACTTGTTTGATATTtgatttctattttgttttgaaataaataatttttagaaatattaatattttctataaatataatattttctataaataataaactaatacaatgatgtgtcatattttgattgattgttACGTGGATGCTTTTAATGGCTTATAAATTCAATttgtatatagtatatattgatTGAAGCCGGGCTAGAGGGATCGGTCTtgacttttaagttttaaatgaGGTGTACTTTTTTCAATTTCGGTGTTAAGTTTTATGAAAACAGTTTGTTGCACATAGCTATGTTTTGTCTTCGAAGCTCATTTTAgtcaaaagaaggaaaaaaaaaaatcttagaagCTCACTCAACTGTTTGTCCATCTCCATGAGACAAAAACAGTTTTCAACATCATCGTTATTCCCAGAGCCGGCTCAAGGGTAGGGGCAAAGGGGTGTGGACCCcggacccaatttttttttacaaaaatagtattaaaaaaGAGGtccagttttaaaaaaaaattaggaatagGAATccagtatttttaaattatctataaatatacgtgaaaaaaaaaattaaaattattttgtccAAAGGCCCATGGTGTCTTTGAGCCCCTGATTATTCCTACAATCACCTCTAAGAGGCTGCTTACCTCCGTGGCAACACAAACGATCAAAATCTAACAGCAGTTTCGTGAAAGGTAGACGACATTGTGGTTTCTGTAATTCATTCTCTTAGTAATGACGCTTTATTTTTTCTGTGGTTTGTAAGAGTTAGTTTCTTTTAACAAGGTATAATAAGCCATTCTTATTTATGTTTGTATTGCCTCAAACTCTGTTTATATCTTACATTAGATGTGTCTTAGCTGAACCCCATTTCTGTTTACATTATTATTGAAGATAAATATTGAATTACTAGTCGAACATGGCAAAAATGAAACTAATCAACAACAAGAAACTCAGTGCTGATGAGAGTGATCCATGTTCAGGGGAAGGAAAGAGACTAAGGccatgttcgtttacgtgtcgcgtgtcgcgcgacctgcgacctgcgaTTAAGATTacgttcgtttacgtgtcgcgcgacttgcgacctgcgactaaacctgcgacctgcgactaaaactatgttcgtttacgtgtcgcgcgacctgcgatctgcgacctgcgaccagtcgcgcgatcaaaattttcttaatttttagtcgCTGTTTTTTCGGGCGACTTAAATGGGAATCCGCGACTGGTCGCGCGATCAGTCGCGCGacatcaaaacgaacaacaacctgcgacctgcgacttGCGACCAATCGCAGGTCGCATGTTACGCGAcagcaaaacgaacaacaacctgcgacCTGCGATCAGTCGCAGGTCGCAAGTCGCGCGACATGCGATCagtcgcaggtcgcgcgacatGTAAACGAACACGGCCTAAGTATCAACATTCTCTCAATCTAGTTGGTTTCTATCTTCTATTTCAATCCAACGCCTACGTAGCTCTATGCTTTGTGAATTCCATTATCACATTCctctttcagaaaaaaaaaaaaaaaaagcctgaGCTTAATAGATTTAAGGAGTGAAAGAAAAATACAGGATAATCAACAATCATGAGTTAACCAAAAGTATGTCATAAATTATAACACATCCATTTAAACAATAGAAAGCGTTTTCCTTCAGACAAACCTGTAAAGCTGATTGATTGTGTAAACAAACACGACAAGTTGAGAAATCAAGACAGCTTTCTAGAGAGGTTAACCAAACCACTTCCAACGCAAGTGAGTACGACAGTTGCTGTCGAAGGATCAGGTCTGAAGCTAAAAGTAACTCCCAAAAACTCCTTTAAGTTCCTCAACGTCTCAACTCCATAAGGAGATAACGGTCCCACTCGAACCTTTGACACGTCTTGTTGGCATAAAGCACATAGTATAAACAACAATCCCTATATAAGACCAGACAATCAACAATACTCACTTAAAAGTCTTTACTTTGAAAACGATCGATCTTGGTGTTTATTATGTTAATCATTAGAAAAACGTACCTGGTGTGTTGAATCAACAACTCCACCTTTCTCAATCTCCTGGAGAAGCCATGACGCTATTTCAACTCCAGTGTCTTCAGCTGGTTTTCTCTCTCGCTTCTCTTCATCGACCTCTCCCGTCTCATCTGTTCTTCCACAAGACACTGTTGTATCTGCGGAGATGTAACACCCTTCTATGGTTTCTGCTACCAATGTTATTCCGTATCCAGGTGATCTGCAGtgtcaaaatgttttttttttcaaaaatatgagcTCTTTTGAATcaatatatcttcttcttttgctcAAAGTTGAAATCATTCTTACTTTCCAGCTTGAGGCCCAGATTTGTGATCGTTGAAGATGTGAACATCAGGCAAGAGGTTGTTAAAGATTCCACGAGCCGCGAATCTCATGGAATGTTCAAAGTCGCTAGAAACTCTTGCAGAGAAAGTCCAACCACGTATCCTCTTCACCATTCCTTCTTCTACCCACTGGACCGCCTGAGGCAGAGAAATATAAATAGATAAGACAAAGTTTGCAATGAAGTGAACAAGGAGAGAAAACaaaatgagaagaagaaagcacATACGGTTAGAGTCTGAACATTTGGAACAGTTAGAAGAACTTCTCCACCTCCCTCTGGAGCTACTCCACGGGCTTCGATTTTAAGGTCTAAACCCTCTGAAGGGACTCCAAAACGCTTTAAGATGTGTAACGAAGCGTTACGGAATGTGTCAACGCTCGGATCCTTAGGATCATCTGTAACACCTGCAAAAGGTAAATCATATTTAAGCCGacagcagagagagagagagagagagacaggtTTTGCATTGTCTGAAGTAGAAGAGTTGTTACCTCTAAGCCTAATCGAAAGTGGCTTCTTTCCAAATAATCCTAACAAAAGTAATGGCTCCAGATAGTAGCCCATGGATCTAGTCAGGGCACAATTGTGAACCAAGTTCTTCCCTCCCATTATGATTCCAGGCTTGTACTTCAACCGAGTCCCTGCCACAGGACAACCATAATAAAACCAGTGACCAATTCAGACAGAAAAATATCATCTATTACTTTAGTTAAGTGTTCAATAATATAATTCAAACTGAATGATACAAACGTTGCCTTCCCCACTTCAGACTTCAATTACAGAACAGTGGAATTATCTTAAGATTTTGACTCTGTGTCCTAAGATGGGCAACTCTGAATTGAATAAAAGCAGCGGTGAAAAGGAGCTAACCGGTCTCGTTAACCTCAACGACGCAGTCATCGGAGACAGTCTCGAAGAGGCGGAGGAGAGACATCTCGTGACGGAGGAGGCCGGGAATCATGTCGTCGGCTCGAATCTCATCGATGATGATAGGCGTCGAGGAAAGGGTCGAGAGAAGTAGCCTCTGCCTGAAGCTCTGGCTTCCCTTCAACCGCTTGTACGTCGTCTTCCccattctctctttctctggagttttcttcttaaaccctaaatattgTTTTGTGAGACCTTTTATTCAATTTCTGTTTTGGGCTGCTTTCTGGGCTCAGTCcctttgaatttttttcccTTTCAAAGTTGATACCCaaattaaaaagtataaaaGCTTCAGGCAATTGTAAGTTTCGGTTTTGGTCAAGAGCCTTGGTCATACAATAGGTGGGAGCATTTTGTCACTTGCCCACTTAACTAGACCAAATTTTAATCAGACAAAACAGTTTTTTGGAGAACACCTTCGTCATACCGTGTCTGAGTGAAAATAACTCCTCTGATCCTCTATTTCTCTAATGAGCCAGCCCGGCCATTCCTGCTAGGGGTGACTTCAGTTATTTTCtcagttcggttcgggttcggttcggttcggttagttTGGCTCTAGTATTTTTCCAACCGAAGtaaaccatagttagtttggtgcggtttatattcggttcggtttatattcggtttgatttgtattcggttcggtttattttttggatcggtttaattagattcttcttagtttattttttcgaagagaaattatgttttacaacataaattatgtaaacataaactatgtgaactaaattaaatataaaactcaaacaaaaacctttaaaaagtcacaaaaagtatatataagaattaaaacaaatgaaagttaactaaagtaaaaaaacccaacatcattaaaattaaaaagcctCCAATGAATGAATTATTTTAAagcaaatattttgatgattacatattaggttagaagaatatatgttaatcaataaaaaatggaaaatatgtggtttagtattagaattttagtatattggtattactaatatttttaatttaaataattacaaaaacacatcggtttctcggttcggttcggtttaaaaccgaGACAAACTGAACCATTTGGGTTGGGAAAATATTCAACCGAATGGTTTGAAATagactttggttcggtttgaatcaGTTTCGGTTCGGTTGGTTCGGTTTAACTCGGTtcggttcatttttttttcccacCCCTAATTCCTGCTTCAAGGGATATGAAGTAGACTCATGTTCTCAAAGTTATCATGTAGACTCTGGAATGCATCAATTTCTGAAGCGAGTGTTGTCCAGTCCATCTCGTAACGGATCGAGGATCTTAATGTATATCATGCATGAAGCTGCCCAAAGTAATCTTGTCATCTCTGCGTATAAGTCTGAGAGGCTTTTGTTGCACACACGTAGTCCAAATGATTCATTACCCATttgatccttaagactccacccTAGGCCACAGATGTTGCCATTATCGATCCATGAAGCATCGATTTGGCAAGTTGGGATTCATGATGTCCAAAGGGGTACTGTCTCACCAAGTAGTGTAGCATAGTCGTTATGATCTTCGTTCATTTTCTCTTTTCGGCTAGCCTTTCTCCAACATTCTACCTCAAGGATAGCAAGTTGGAGAGCGTCAGTCGGGGAGATGATTTTCCCATTAAAAAGTTTGTCATCCTCGCCTTCCAGATGTACCAACAGATCCATGAGAAAGTGTCGAATTGTGGTTCCAGTAGAACCaccttttttctttaaaaaaagggttcatgttttagtatataaatgtaCTCAAGAAGTAACCCGGAAGGGACCTAACTTTCTGTATAGACAAACAATTGTAAGTTGAACGATGTCTTTGAAACGAGAGTAACCTTAAAAGGTAAAACGCAATCAGGGCACACATGTTGGCACATAAGCAACTATTGCAGATTATGGTGTTCTTATGGCTACATGATCTCTATTTGCTTATGGAATCGGTCTTAATGATATAAGGCTTTCGTATTTTTCATGAACACTTGGAATGCTTTCAAATCTTTCATGGACACTTGGAATAATCGTATGGTGAGTATCATCCTTTATAGTGGGTgattggttagttttttttaaacacaaacaAACTCTAACTAAAATGAAAACTATGTGTTAATGTGGAAAAAATAGGACGGTTGACTC
This Brassica napus cultivar Da-Ae chromosome C6, Da-Ae, whole genome shotgun sequence DNA region includes the following protein-coding sequences:
- the LOC106449690 gene encoding probable RNA 3'-terminal phosphate cyclase-like protein, translating into MGKTTYKRLKGSQSFRQRLLLSTLSSTPIIIDEIRADDMIPGLLRHEMSLLRLFETVSDDCVVEVNETGTRLKYKPGIIMGGKNLVHNCALTRSMGYYLEPLLLLGLFGKKPLSIRLRGVTDDPKDPSVDTFRNASLHILKRFGVPSEGLDLKIEARGVAPEGGGEVLLTVPNVQTLTAVQWVEEGMVKRIRGWTFSARVSSDFEHSMRFAARGIFNNLLPDVHIFNDHKSGPQAGKSPGYGITLVAETIEGCYISADTTVSCGRTDETGEVDEEKRERKPAEDTGVEIASWLLQEIEKGGVVDSTHQGLLFILCALCQQDVSKVRVGPLSPYGVETLRNLKEFLGVTFSFRPDPSTATVVLTCVGSGLVNLSRKLS